From the genome of Nicotiana sylvestris chromosome 1, ASM39365v2, whole genome shotgun sequence:
TGAGTAACaaagaaaaattaatttaaaatgtaATGCCTAACATCACTTTGTTGAATCAATGATAAAGTAATCATTGTAACAAATTACTGAAATTAGATTTTTACGTTCATAAAAATCTTCTCAAACTATAGCCCGTAGTCTTGCAATTTGAATTACTTTTTTTGACTTTTGTGGTAGAACTTTTTGTAACTCTTAGTTTTCTGTTAGCAAAAGTAGATACGTAGGGACTAGGGTTGTAGAATTTGAGTCTCTTAAGGAATTGAAATTGGCCAATTCCTATTACTTTGGGCTTAAGCAATCTTTTAAGATATAAATAGTATAAACCAAAATCTATATATAATAATTAAAATTATTTACAAAAAGATGTGATactttatataaataattattaaattttaTGTATAATTTATCGGTTTGGTTCAGTTTATTTTTCGGTTTTTTATAATAGAACCAAAATCAAACTAAATtttatcggtttttaaaatttaaaactaaaaccaATTCAAACCAAGAAAAATATCGATTTACTaaatcggtttggttcgattttcgaTTTGGATCGGTTTTTTGTCAAACCATGAACACCCTGGATGTAGGAACTATTTAAATTGTAACATTTGATGAAGAGTTAAAGTTTATGTCGGTGCCTAATAGATAGAGTGAGAGATTTCACAATACAATAGTCAATACATAATTTACTAACTTCCTATCGTGTCCTTCACCGTGGACTCTTGCTCACCATTTGGATCAATTAATCatttaatgaaaagaaaaagatattTCCTGGATATGAATTGGACACTACTAACAAATCCTTAGGGGTATAATTTTATACAAGCCATGGTTAAAATCACATTGCAGTAAGAGGTATGCAAGAAATTTTATTCTCTGATGTTAGAACGGAGCTTTTTAAATATACAAAACAATGTATCAGACACGGATACATAAGCAAGGTACATTTATAAATTGCAAACTCCATTTGTAAGAAAATGAGCAATCGGAAGTTtggaccaaaaaagaaaagaattgagCAAATGAAGTATAGGAACTGTGAGAAAATGAGCAAGCGGATGTTTAcatcaaatatttaacaaactctGTTAGATATAACAGGAACTGTGAAAATAATAGAAACCTCTctcttttttaaaacaaaaaaagtCATTCTCAATCGAAAAATTATAATTGAAGCGAAATTTTTGATAAGGATCCAAACATAAAGTGAGATGGAGAAATAATTGAAGAGAATAAATTTTTGATAAAGTGATTTATATGTATTTCTTACTAGCATAAATAAATGCGATTTTTAAGTGCATTCGGCGAATGAGATTGTCAAGTAAGACATATAAGACGAGTGAGCCTTGTAATTGCATTTGAAAATGCGAGTTATAAATCGCATTCTAAGAATGCAACTTATAAATCGCATGCGTTGAACGCGAGTATTGTGAGTAATAAATCGCAATTGTGCTATTACAAATTATTCAACAACTTGTGTTTCTTCCATCAAATAGACTTATAAATCGCAGTTACTTATGTATCCGGCACGTGTACATAAGCAAGGTACTGTTATAAATTGCAAACTCCATTTGCAAGAAATTGAACccccaacaaaaaaaaaaaatgagcaAATGAAACATAGGAGTGAACTTGACTTTCAAATTTAGATTACAAAACTAAGTGAATCTATTTGCTATAATTCAAATGGACAAGATAACCCAACATTTATGATTGTGTGTTCTAGCATGTTGTTTATGATAGATTAATCGAAATGTAAATAAACGGATCTTAGCAGCAGTTTTTTTTTGAATCGAAAGAGTAAACTAAAAAATAATTCCAACTATTTTTACTAAAAAAGTACTACACTATCTAAAGTGCATTTTCAaatttcaaaaggaaaaaaaataaaaaaattcaaaaggatATACAAGTAATAATACTTACGAATTGACCATTTTGTCCCTCCCTTGGCTTTCAGAAGCAAGCAGATGAAAAACCAGGGAGTGTAAAGCATAAGAGAAAAAGTGAATCGTGGCTTCTGCAGCAGAATCCAAAACCATAAACCCCTCAACTGTAATAACTGTCAGATCACAATCCCCAATTGATAGAAAATTTGGTAGAAAGATTGATCGGGTCGGATTGGAATCAGATCCGAATGTCAAAGGATCCGAGTATGGAGATACTGTTGCAAGAATCAGGGTGGGAAGAACTGCGGAAAGAGGCTCGCAAGATCGAAGGGGATCTTGATGTTAAGCTTTCTTCTTATGCTAAGCTTGGTGCTAGGCTCACCCAAGGAGGTACTTTCCATATTTTTGCTTAAATCTTTTATACCCAATTGAATTTTTGAACTTCAATTCCTAATTTGATAGGAAAATGTTGTGTCAAAATGTTAATGGGTTTTGGTTTAGTAAGTGTAAAGTTTCTATCTTGATTCATTGTATCAAAATGCTGATGGTTTTGGTCCAGAAAGTGCAAAGTTTTGATTTTGATTGAAAAATGTTAATGGGATTTGGTTAAGAAAGTGGTGAAGTTTATGTTTTGATTCATTGTGTCAAAATGTTGATGGGTTTTGGTTGAGAGAGAGTGTAAAGTTTCTACTTTGATTCATATTATCAAATTGTAAGTGGATTTTGGTCCAGAAAATGTAAATGTGATGTGTtgcttttttgtttgtttgtgtaTTACTTATTTGAGAAAGAGTATGATACTTTGTTTATATCTTAATTCGTTGTATCATACTTTGTTTCTTACTCTATGTTGTTTATGAGTTGAGTTTCTGGTTTGGATCATTTTTGGGGATCCTCCTTTTTGACTTTTCAATTTCTTTAGTTGAAGTTTAATTTATGGCTAAATGTGTGATTATTTGAGACAAGAAAGTTACTACTGCAACTTCGGCTAATTGAGGGAAGTGAATAACCAGCTTAAATTTTTTTATAGGAAAAGTAAGTCTTACTATTATATGTAGTGCGAAATATGTACAGTCATGTTACAATTAAGGTGCTTGTCAAATTCAGTACTTCATGCATGTAATGAATCCAGAATTCCAGATCCATCTACAGTTTTCCTGTTAGGCCGAAAATATAAGTTTTGTAAACAATTAAACTTTAAAAATGATGAAGATAAAAGCCTTTCCTCAAAACATCTGTGGTTCCTTTTCTATCCATCTGCCCAAAAATATACAAAGTGGAATGTTTATCCATAGCTGCTTCTTCTGTATCTCTGTCCATTCCAACTGATCACTGCACCTCTCGAATACCTTTGCATCTCCCAAACCCTCCAAATAGGCCGAAAACATAGGCCAGATTGCCCCTATGAACCTGAATGCAGGAGATATCTGTCTAATTTATAAAAGTAATATACACTGCATAATTCTGTACCCCTCCTTTGGAGCTTATCACGTGTGAGACAGGCCTCATTGAGTGTTAGCCGTCCAAATCCAGCCACTTTTGCTGGTGCATAAGGTTTGCATAATCAGCTTCCAAGGCCTCGTTCGCTCCTTGTGCTGGTTTGCTtgatttaaaataataaaatcccatccttctttgccatCCACTACAGAGAAATTGACTTGTTCGTTACCGCTACCAGGTCCCCCAGTCAGTAATAGGTATGCTCACACTTCCCAGTTCCTAGACTTGTAAGTTCCTTCTAGAGCGAAGATTCCACTTGCTGCCTTTCAAGCAGTTAGTTATTCTGCATTAGTTGGTGTTGAACAGATTGTATAGATCTGGATAAGTTCCTTAAGAGGTCGCTTTTCCAGCCATTTGACTTGCAGCATCCTTGTTTTCCTCCCATTTCCCAATCAGGTTTTTACAATTCCTTCAAATAATTCAAGCTTCCTCATCTGCTTCCAAACTGCTAACCCATAGGGTATTTATAACATCCTTGGTGCACCATTGACTGTCCATTTTACATTTTGCCATGTTACCTCTTTTCGTAGTTCGTCCCTTTCATCTTGGATCTCCTAAACCATTTGAACATAAGACTTCTATTGTACAACCTTATGTTCATAACTCTGTTTTTGATAGCCTTATAGTTCTTTTGCAGAGGTGAACTAGCTTTCTGTGGGTATCAATTTCGGTTATCCTTCCTCCCTCCCTCCCAATAAAGCTTACattcttccttttttttggttCGCCGATAATGTGATCTCCTTTGTAAATGAAAAAGTTCTCCTTACTTCCTTTTCAAGCTTAATATTTCGAACGTTTTATCTTACTAACGCATCATGTCAAATTAGGTCAAGCTTATTAGGATAGAGGTATTATCTGGTATAGAACCTAGAAAGGATGTTTGCCACCTTTTGATTTTCATAATCAAAGAATTATTACAAATTAATACATGATTGCTGTGGAGATGTCTTGGTCTTCTTCCCATATGGGTTTATTTCCCACGTTTTGATCTGGTCATATTtcccattttcatttttcatcatctttttttttttttacctaatTCATATTCAAAAGATGATCACAAATTACTTATCCTTTGCTGCTTAAAGCAAAGAAGGGTTTCGTCCCACTCAGTAATTGCTGACAATTCTTACCTAGAAATAGTTCGAACTTAACGTGTATAAAAGCTTTGATTGTTACAACATAGCCCCGGGAGAGACAAGTACTCTACTTATACAATCATGTGCAGAGTTGACAATATGAGACAACCAAATATAAAGCAAAAGATCATTTGTGTAAATTGCAATTGTGCAAATCATTACTCTAACTTTGTTGCAGACCAGGAGGAAACTTCCTATATGTTTGTTTGGTGCATATATCTATCCATGGAGACCTATAAAGGTCAACACTACTtgttacccccccccccaacccccccaccccaccccacatCTTAGATATGTGATCTGTGGGTTTGTTTTGGTTATGAGCTTAACTAATAAACAAGAATAAATGTATTTACCAAAAGCTGAACAAGAGTAATTCTACTTCTCAAGGAAAAAGAATAAAGAACCAACACCAACAACTACAGCTCATTCCCAAGCTAGTTAAGGGTGGCACATGAATCCTCACTATCCATATCGCTCTATTTGGACCGTTTGATTCCTATATTCAATAATTTGTTCTCGCTAACACTAGAGATTCTCTACAGTCTACTGACATACAAATTCTAAACAGAATAAAAGGACTCCTAGCAACAAATGGCCTAATGTAAGCATAGGATCATGACTAACACTTAAtgctctttttcatttcatggtCTGCAGCTAAATTTGTAGTTTTGACAAGATGCTTGAAGAACGAAGCAAATATggcctatttctgatttttggaGCTTGTGAACGACTTGGCTTTTGGTTTCTGATACTTGTTTTTATTGGTTCAGGTCATGTAGAAGCTGGTTCACCAACTCTAGGATCTAGCAGATCCTGGAAGTCTATGGAAATGGAGATTCAGTCATTACTTGAGAAGTTACTGGACTTAAATGATTCTATGAGCAGATGTGCGGCATCTGCAGCACCTACCACTTCTGTTACACAGAAGCTGGCAAGGCACAGGGACATACTTCATGAATTTACCCAGGTTACTAACCAGCATGTTCACTGTAGTCACTGATATATGATAAAGGATTTAACATTGTAACATTTGTAACTTTCTGAAATgggaaaaacaaaaaaacatacAATCAGCAGTTTTGCTTACACCGCTGACATTGTCTCCTGCCCTGTTGATACCCAACTGATATGGGTTCTGTATCTCTATGCACTCATGTGCAGTTTCTGAATATCACTCCATTGTCAATGTTGCTTATGCTAATCCCACAGACTGTAATCCCTCTTTGGAACTAAGAACTAGCAACATGTGTTAGGAATGGAATCTTTGAAATAACACACAAACTGGAatcaaattattttattattttccttgGCCTGGCACTGGCTGCAGATTTACTTCGTTAACTTTGTTAATTTACATAAGCTCTTGGAGGTTTTGATGTGTATACAAAGCAAATCTCTCTGATGATTGTAAGAATAGCTATCAGTTCATGCTTCTTAAAAGGTAAGTTATTGAGGGTCATTGATATACCAATTATCTTGTGGGAACAATTGGAAGTAGTTGTGGCTGAACTCTTTGATTATATTACTTTGGTTATTGTGATTTACCATACAAGAATAGGGTGCTTGGTAGAGCCTAAGGAAGGTCAGATGTCCTCAAAATTTAACAATGAAAATTTCGGTTATACGAGGATGTTGAACTGCTATCATTTGGAGTGCATGCTATCTGGGGAAGCTAGTGTTTCTTGTTGGCTATGCCAAGTCATTGTTTCCAAACTGACACATGACCTTGTCTTCAGGAGTTTAGGCGTATTAAGGGAAATATAAGCTCAATGAGGGAACATGCTGAACTTCTTAGTTCTGTAAGAGATGATATCAGTGAGTATAAGGTAAGAAAAGTTCGTTATTAAATATTGTTTAGATGCTGTAGTTTCAATTGCCTGTTACGCTATTATTTGTATCTATTCAGGCATCAGGGAGTTCCCCCAAAATGCAGATACTGCGGGAGAGAGCTGCTATACATGGAAGCATATCTCATGTAAGATTAAGTGCTCTTTTTACTGACAGATTATTCTCTGTACAGCTCTTTGAGCcggagggtctatcggaaacagcctctctaccttcaaggtaggggtaaggtctgcgtacacactatcctccccagaccccgattgtgggattatactgggtttgttgttgtattATTCTCTGTACAGAGTTTACTATCTTTTGTTCCTTCATGATGGTCTTGGTATGGAGTATCGTAGTGGCAACTAAACCTCAAAGACATCTTTCCAAACATTGTTATCAAAGGCAAAATGTGAAAACAAGCCCTGAAGTCGCAAGTGCCTAAGCGCAATTAAACTTGGTGGACATGTTGACCTCTTGTCCCTCAGCTAATAGTTGTGTTACCGAAAGCAAAATCTATTTGTGTTATTGAGAAGAACATTTGTTTAAAGATTGTTGTTTTGTTGACATGTCAATGTGAAACTGATGACTTAAACTTAGCTTTGCTTCCCCACTTTTAGCTCTATAATGTCAATCTGGGTTTCCATGATAAGATTATCTGGATGCAAAATGAGAGTGTGTCAGCAATTCTGCAACATATATGATCCTGTTGCTTGTCTAGGAATTCCAAATCTTTTCCCCTCTATAGTTGCTCCTCGTCTTTTCAATCTGCTCGCTCATGTTCCGAGCTATGATCTGCCAACCCTCATAAGTGACGAAACTTTTTTATCATATTAATCAATGATAATCATGACTGGCTATAAAACAGAATCCATGACATCATGAACCCAAAAAAGGCGTGCAAATACTTCCTCTTAAACATGTTGATCCTTCTATGCAGATTGATGACGTGATTAACCAAGCTCAAACAACCAGGGCTGCCTTGGGTTCTCAAAGAGCTTTATTTGGTGATGTTCAAGGAAAAGTGAAACAATTGGGTGACAAGTTTCCTATCATTCGTGGGCTAATTGGTACTACTATTTTTGGGACCATTTCTGCTATCAAATTGCTTAGTTAAAAAATGATATGTTGCTTACATAATTGCTGATCTTTGCAGGTTCAATCAGAAGGAAGAAATCAAGGGATACACTCATTCTATCTGCAGTCATTGCAGCTTGCACTTTGTTTCTTATTATCTATTGGCTTTCTAAGTAATAGATATATTTGTTGATACAAGAAAGTTCAGAAAATGTTTTCTAAGGAATTTTGCGATTGTAGTCACTGCTATTACCCCAAAAGCGAAAATCTTGAGCTCATGATTAAAAAGCCTTTCTGTTTTCTTCTAACATGCTTTTATAACAATATATTGCTTTTGTTCTCTCTTATGAACACTTCCACACATCCAGTTGGTAACTACCAGCTCTGCTGCTTTTCAGCGAGCTGATGAACAATATGAGTCATCGGTGACTTGCTGCATAGTTACCTAAAGACAGAATTTTGTAAGATGAATCCTGACTTAAACAATAAGCATCTTTCCAGCTTCAAATATTTACCAAGTACTGCTAGAAGTTTTCTTAATGTGGTGTTAGGATTATTGAACATTAAATTCATGATTAAATTTATAGCTTCTATGTGTTTGCTATGCTCATAACAGTAGGCTGCCTCATTCTTCAAATTAAGGTCATATTTTGTACATGAGTTATTCTACTAGCCTGTAATTTTATGACCTGCCTTCCACTATATACTTATCTTTTGATTAATCAAATTCCCACTTAGATGTCCAGCATTAGAGTTAGTTTAggaaaaaattctttttgaatcAAAAACTGAAATGACAGGTAATGCTATAAGACAGTCAATGTAACTACTTTTTTCCACTCAGCGTGTGGCACATCAAGATTTTTTCATCCTTAATTAGAGGTTCCGTGTTCTAGTCTTGGAAATGGAGGATGCTCTACTAAGTGTAAATCTCAAGTAGTCAAATTAGTGAACTTCAAATATCGAATGATTAGACTTCAAATATCAGATGGCTAAATTCAACACAGAAAAAATAAGATTGTAAGTCACTTCAAATGTTTTTTGATTGAACAATTACAATTGCAAACTACTTAAACATTTCTAAGTCAAGAATTTAGGAATCGTGTGGAGAAAAGGGAGTGGGGTAACCGTTCAATTCAATAATAAAATCACTTTGCCTACTCACATGCAGTGAAAAGAGGAAACAGACAATTATAGCACATAGAAAGCCAAACGCTGCACACTGCTCAGTCCTTATCTCCACAAAGTACAAAGGCATTTTTCTTACTACAAAATTAGCAAAACATAAAAGTATGGCCAATTAgtaattgccaaaacataaacACGTAAAAAGTTTGGCTTCTGTAGTAAACACTGTACATCATGCATTGCATGGAAACAAGCCATACCATTCCATACAATACAATGTTGTCTTGCTAATTAATAAAGCTTTCACAGTACTGCACGCTTTctctttaatttaatttaatattattacCAGAGGAGAGAGGCATATATATTATAGCTACCCTCTACCCAATATTTACGTACGTACTTTTTCATGTTAAAAAGAAGATGCTAAAGAATGGGTGTGAGAGTGAGATGCCAAAACATTTAAGCAGTCTTGACAGGTTATCTTAGGTTACTTTATTGGTTTCCACTATGTTTTCACACACTTGGAGGTCTTTTCTGTGAACATATGTACAGTTTCTAACATCTGTTATAGGGAGAAAGAGATGCCCAGATGCTAAAAGAAAATGGTAGACTTTTTCTCCATAGATTGTAGACTGCTCTATAAATGCAGAATGTGCTTATCCCAacg
Proteins encoded in this window:
- the LOC104239996 gene encoding Golgi SNAP receptor complex member 1-2, which encodes MSKDPSMEILLQESGWEELRKEARKIEGDLDVKLSSYAKLGARLTQGGHVEAGSPTLGSSRSWKSMEMEIQSLLEKLLDLNDSMSRCAASAAPTTSVTQKLARHRDILHEFTQEFRRIKGNISSMREHAELLSSVRDDISEYKASGSSPKMQILRERAAIHGSISHIDDVINQAQTTRAALGSQRALFGDVQGKVKQLGDKFPIIRGLIGSIRRKKSRDTLILSAVIAACTLFLIIYWLSK